In the genome of Streptomyces violaceoruber, the window CGCTGCTGAACTTCGCCGCCAAGTCCGTGTCCATGTACGGCCGCAGGGTCCCGATGAGCATGGTCGTCCGCTGCCCCACCGGCGGCAACCGGGGGTACGGTCCGACGCACAGCCAGAGCCTGCAGAAGCACTTCCTCGGCATTCCCTCGCTGCACCTGCGGGAAGTCTCCCCGTTCCACGACAACCGGCGCGTACTGACCGCGATGCTCGACCGCGAGGAGCCCGGGGTGCTCTTCGAGGACAAGGTGCTCTACACCCGCGCCATGTACCAGGCGGGGGTCGTGGACGACCTCTTCCGCTACGAGGTGCTGGCCGATCCCAGCGAGACCGCCCGGGTGTTCGCGCCGGACTGCGGGCCCCCCGACTGGATCGTCCTGGCCCCGGGCGGGCTCACCGAACGGGCCGTCACCGCCCTGCGCACCCTGCTCCTCGAAGAGGAGATCACGTGTGAACTGCTGGTGCCCTCCCAGCTCTACCCCTTCGACAGCAAGGCGCTGCTCCCGGTGCTGTCCCGCGCCGACCGCATCTGTGTCATGGAGGACTCCACGGCCGACGGGACCTGGGGCGAGCTGCTCGCACAGCAACTCCACGAGGAGCTGTGGAGCCGACTGGCCCGCCCAGTACTGCCGCTGAGCGCCGAGCCGAGC includes:
- a CDS encoding alpha-ketoacid dehydrogenase subunit beta, with the protein product MTRRQRVAENLNSALHHLLGTHPGTYLIGEDVADPYGGAFKVTRGLSDRFPDRVLSSPLSEGGIAGVGAGLALAGNRSVVEMMFSDFAALAFDPLLNFAAKSVSMYGRRVPMSMVVRCPTGGNRGYGPTHSQSLQKHFLGIPSLHLREVSPFHDNRRVLTAMLDREEPGVLFEDKVLYTRAMYQAGVVDDLFRYEVLADPSETARVFAPDCGPPDWIVLAPGGLTERAVTALRTLLLEEEITCELLVPSQLYPFDSKALLPVLSRADRICVMEDSTADGTWGELLAQQLHEELWSRLARPVLPLSAEPSIVPTAAHLEHGVLLQPSTIHRAIVEATK